From the Chlamydiota bacterium genome, the window TCTGAAAGCCGCGTGATTTTTTTTCTTGCGTGAAATACTACGCTTGTAGTAGGTTTGTGCTTAAAGAGGTAAGTTGTGGGGAAAAAGCGTTATTTTGGAGAACTTGAAGCACAGATTCTCAATCATTTCAAAAAAGGCAAGAGCTTTTCATTAAAAGAAATTCATGCGCGTTTTGATGAAATGGCTTATACAACAATACAAACAGTGCTCAATCGGCTTGTAAAAAAGGGGATTTTAAAGCGGACAAAAAAGGAAGGGATTTTTGTCTATTTTCTTGGCAACACAAACACAAATTTGTCCAAACATTTTGTCAGCAAGTTTAAGGGGCTTTTTTCTCATCAAATGATTGGAGAATTTGTCGCGCATTTAGTGGAAGATGAAAATTTGACCAAAGAAGACTTAAAAGAAATTCAACACATTATAGAAAAGAAGATAAAAGAATGATAATACACCTTATATTAAATATTTTTATTAATTCAGTTTTTTCTTTTTTAACAATTGTATTATTAATTTATGCTCTTTTGTTTTTATTCCGCATAAAAAATCAGCGTGTCATTTATTGCGCGCTTATGTTGCCTTTTATAAAACTT encodes:
- the mecI gene encoding Methicillin resistance regulatory protein MecI yields the protein MGKKRYFGELEAQILNHFKKGKSFSLKEIHARFDEMAYTTIQTVLNRLVKKGILKRTKKEGIFVYFLGNTNTNLSKHFVSKFKGLFSHQMIGEFVAHLVEDENLTKEDLKEIQHIIEKKIKE